The Myxococcota bacterium genome has a segment encoding these proteins:
- a CDS encoding 2-oxoglutarate dehydrogenase E1 component, with protein sequence MPEPPAKDADGEGASRYADFGLNAAYLDEIFERYQVDPRSVDPAWARVFGDGAPPAARGAVPAARGAAPAAPSAARPAAAAAPAAAPSADAPTKLGGKHARVLRLIHAYRARGHRIAQNNPVEDVDEYFPELDPAHYGFGTEDLAHPYEVADEVPGPPIQTLAEIIERLKATYCGPVAVEFTHVQDPGPRQWLRERMEACQNRPSLSPEERKHVLERLSAAELFERFLHTKFLGQKRFSLEGAESLIPLLDTIVEDAPSHGIGEIVFGMAHRGRLNVLANILGKSYAAIFGEFEDSPLLDSPFGSGDVKYHKGFSNDRTTRSGDNVHLTLTSNPSHLEVVDPVVEGRCRAKQVRTGDLTGESIIPVVIHGDAAFAGQGIVAETLNLANLRGYSTGGTIHVIVNNQIGFTTTPAEARSTLYCSDVAKMIQVPVFHVNGDEPESVVYCVKLALAYRQRFRQDVVIDVICYRRHGHNEGDEPSFTSPGLYKRIRARASVRKLYSDALVEAGVITAEEAQGIEDVLGEQLQEALQVIQSRPPGPDEPYEPRGPWTGFDRVRPQEHPDTSASLELLSQVAEGLGSVPQGFEVHPKLRTLLEKRRKSVSDNQPLDWAMGELLAYGTLVLEGTPVRLSGQDSARGTFSHRHAVVVDQNTDEEFCALANLADYQARFEVYDSHLSEAAVLGFEYGYSLADPYTLVLWEAQFGDFVNGAQVIIDQFISSAHVKWQRMSGLVMLLPHGYEGQGPEHSSARIERFLQICAEDCMQVANCTTPAQYFHLLRRQMKRSYRAPLVVFTPKSLLRAPHATSPVEALTHGSFQPLIGDAMAARHAAEVERLIFCSGKVYYDLIAERERRLGENAHRVAICRVEQLYPWPSGRVAEMLRTFKNAERVMWVQEEPRNMGPWTFVRPRLREACEGRAFAYAGRDEAASPATGSMRIHKQEQARLLEDAFAAIE encoded by the coding sequence TTGCCCGAGCCGCCCGCGAAGGACGCCGACGGCGAAGGCGCGTCTCGCTACGCGGACTTCGGTCTCAACGCCGCCTATCTCGACGAGATCTTCGAGCGCTACCAGGTCGACCCGCGCTCGGTCGATCCGGCCTGGGCGCGCGTCTTCGGCGACGGCGCGCCGCCCGCCGCGCGGGGCGCGGTGCCGGCCGCACGGGGCGCGGCGCCCGCCGCGCCGTCGGCGGCGAGGCCGGCCGCGGCTGCGGCGCCCGCCGCCGCTCCCTCCGCCGACGCGCCGACGAAGCTCGGCGGCAAGCACGCGCGCGTGCTCCGCCTGATCCACGCCTATCGAGCGCGCGGCCACCGCATCGCGCAGAACAACCCGGTCGAGGACGTCGACGAGTACTTCCCGGAGCTCGATCCCGCGCACTACGGGTTCGGCACCGAGGACCTCGCGCACCCGTACGAGGTCGCGGACGAGGTGCCCGGGCCGCCGATCCAGACGCTCGCCGAGATCATCGAGCGCTTGAAGGCGACGTACTGCGGGCCGGTCGCCGTCGAGTTCACGCACGTCCAGGACCCGGGCCCGCGGCAGTGGCTGCGCGAGCGGATGGAGGCGTGCCAGAACCGGCCGTCGCTCTCGCCCGAGGAGCGCAAGCACGTGCTCGAGCGGCTGTCGGCCGCCGAGCTCTTCGAGCGCTTCCTCCACACGAAGTTCCTGGGGCAGAAGCGCTTCTCGCTCGAGGGCGCGGAGTCGCTGATCCCGCTGCTCGACACCATCGTCGAGGACGCGCCGTCGCACGGCATCGGCGAGATCGTGTTCGGCATGGCGCACCGCGGGCGCCTCAACGTGCTCGCGAACATCCTCGGCAAGTCGTACGCCGCGATCTTCGGCGAGTTCGAGGACAGCCCGCTGCTCGACTCGCCCTTCGGGTCCGGCGACGTGAAGTACCACAAGGGCTTCTCGAACGACCGCACGACGCGCTCGGGCGACAACGTGCACCTGACGCTCACCTCGAACCCGTCGCACCTCGAGGTCGTCGACCCGGTCGTCGAGGGACGCTGCCGCGCGAAGCAGGTGCGCACGGGCGACCTCACCGGCGAGAGCATCATCCCGGTCGTGATCCACGGCGACGCGGCCTTCGCGGGCCAGGGCATCGTCGCCGAGACGCTCAACCTCGCGAACCTGCGCGGCTACTCGACGGGCGGCACGATCCACGTGATCGTGAACAACCAGATCGGCTTCACGACGACGCCCGCCGAGGCGCGCTCGACGCTCTACTGCAGCGACGTCGCGAAGATGATCCAGGTGCCCGTCTTCCACGTGAACGGCGACGAGCCCGAGTCGGTCGTCTACTGCGTGAAGCTCGCGCTCGCCTACCGCCAGCGCTTCCGGCAGGACGTCGTGATCGACGTCATCTGCTACCGCCGCCACGGCCACAACGAGGGCGACGAGCCGAGCTTCACGAGCCCCGGGCTCTACAAGCGCATCCGCGCGCGCGCGTCCGTGCGCAAGCTCTACTCCGACGCGCTCGTCGAGGCGGGCGTGATCACGGCGGAGGAGGCGCAGGGCATCGAGGACGTGCTCGGCGAGCAGCTGCAGGAGGCGCTGCAGGTGATCCAGTCGCGGCCGCCCGGGCCCGACGAGCCGTACGAGCCGCGCGGGCCCTGGACGGGCTTCGATCGCGTCCGACCGCAGGAGCACCCCGACACGTCCGCGTCGCTCGAGCTGCTCTCGCAGGTCGCCGAGGGGCTCGGCAGCGTGCCGCAGGGCTTCGAGGTGCACCCGAAGCTGCGCACGCTGCTCGAGAAGCGCCGCAAGTCGGTCTCCGACAACCAGCCGCTCGACTGGGCGATGGGCGAGCTGCTCGCCTACGGAACGCTCGTGCTCGAGGGCACGCCCGTGCGCCTCTCCGGCCAGGACAGCGCGCGCGGCACCTTCTCGCACCGCCACGCCGTCGTGGTCGACCAGAACACCGACGAGGAGTTCTGCGCGCTCGCGAACCTCGCCGACTACCAGGCCCGCTTCGAGGTCTACGACTCGCACCTCTCCGAGGCGGCCGTCCTCGGCTTCGAGTACGGCTACAGCCTCGCGGACCCGTACACGCTCGTGCTGTGGGAGGCGCAGTTCGGCGACTTCGTGAACGGCGCGCAGGTGATCATCGACCAGTTCATCTCGTCGGCGCACGTGAAGTGGCAGCGCATGAGCGGGCTCGTGATGCTGCTCCCGCACGGCTACGAGGGCCAGGGGCCCGAGCACTCGAGTGCGCGCATCGAGCGCTTCCTGCAGATCTGCGCCGAGGACTGCATGCAGGTGGCGAACTGCACGACGCCCGCGCAGTACTTCCACCTGCTGCGGCGCCAGATGAAGCGAAGCTACCGCGCGCCGCTCGTCGTCTTCACGCCCAAGAGCCTGCTGCGCGCGCCGCACGCGACGTCGCCCGTCGAGGCGCTCACGCACGGCAGCTTCCAGCCGCTGATCGGCGACGCGATGGCGGCGCGGCACGCGGCCGAGGTCGAACGCCTGATCTTCTGCAGCGGCAAGGTCTACTACGACCTGATCGCCGAGCGCGAGCGACGCCTCGGCGAGAACGCGCACCGCGTCGCGATCTGCCGCGTCGAGCAGCTGTACCCGTGGCCGTCGGGTCGCGTCGCCGAGATGCTCCGCACCTTCAAGAACGCCGAGCGCGTGATGTGGGTGCAGGAGGAGCCGCGCAACATGGGGCCGTGGACGTTCGTGCGGCCGCGGCTGCGCGAGGCCTGCGAGGGGCGCGCGTTCGCGTATGCGGGCCGCGACGAGGCCGCGAGCCCGGCCACGGGCTCGATGCGCATCCACAAGCAGGAGCAGGCTCGCCTGCTCGAGGACGCGTTCGCCGCGATCGAGTAG